In the Wyeomyia smithii strain HCP4-BCI-WySm-NY-G18 chromosome 2, ASM2978416v1, whole genome shotgun sequence genome, one interval contains:
- the LOC129724703 gene encoding Golgi reassembly-stacking protein 2, translating to MGLTHSIAVPGGGTEGYHVLRVQDNSPGQKAGLEAFFDFILAIGNTRLDQDNDTLKELLKANIDKEIQMTIFSSKTQNIRVVNISPSATWGGQGLLGVSIRFCSFEGANETVWHILEVHPSSPAEEAGLIPFTDYIIGADSILHESEDLFTLVASHEGRPLKMYVYNIEKDACREVTITPNSKWGGEGSLGCGIGYGYLHRIPIRVLPVDAKTGTALSQSMTTVPTSVPTLGDTNANANSRSMPFIPMVPPLANTFASSTTTVHTDLLTVSQSLPTDSSVTSVADHHANQRTTFDQTTNNPLPASSSIAQTGNNSAPVVASPPINVAESYYTPPAGAIPPVANVPPSPASDVAASMTPTSTTTIPLYPPQGHQQPQNPYSKQAQHAVHMSYPASSVSNSALPTINPNIFNSNVAPPSTLASNFYEMYGATSNPQATNATNTFQPASLSYPSSTIDFQQQQNSALYQSQQYTAASQQMPPPIQMYSTFPQQMTTMNDSAQQPPPLFQTSAVTTPISLPGMPPITVSATIQAEALRGLQFGNSTHQQTPAGGESLQ from the exons ATGGGCTTAACACATAGCATTGCTGTTCCCGGTGGAGGAACTGAAGGTTATCACGTTCTTCGG GTTCAAGACAATTCGCCAGGGCAGAAGGCTGGTTTGGAAGcgttttttgattttatattggCAATCGGAAATACAAGACTTGATCAGGATAACGATACCTTGAAGGAGTTGTTGAAGGCAAACATTGATAAGGAAATACAGATGACTATATTCAGCAGCAAGACTCAAAACATTCGAGTGGTTAACATAAGTCCAAGTGCAACCTGGGGTGGCCAGGGTTTATTGGGTGTTAGCATACGGTTCTGTTCGTTTGAAGGTGCAAATGAGACCGTTTGGCACATTTTAGAAGTACATCCTTCTTCACCGGCCGAAGAAGCTGGTTTAATACCATTCACAGATTATATCATTGGGGCTGATTCAATACTGCATGAAAGTGAGGATCTATTCACGTTGGTTGCGTCACACGAGGGTCGACCCCTTAAAATGTACGTCTACAATATTGAAAAGGACGCCTGCCGAGAGGTGACAATCACACCTAACAGTAAATGGGGTGGTGAAGGAAGTCTCGGCTGTGGAATCGGATATGGCTATTTACATCGAATACCGATTCGAGTTTTACCGGTAGACGCTAAAACAGGCACTGCTCTTAGTCAGTCTATGACTACGGTGCCAACGTCTGTTCCTACATTGGGAGATACAAATGCGAATGCGAATAGTCGCTCAATGCCATTCATTCCCATGGTTCCACCATTAGCAAACACGTTTGCTTCGAGCACAACGACTGTTCACACGGATCTGCTGACGGTTTCCCAAAGCCTGCCAACAGACAGCTCTGTAACTTCAGTAGCGGATCATCATGCCAACCAGAGAAcaacatttgatcaaacaaCCAATAATCCTCTTCCGGCAAGTTCATCGATCGCTCAAACAGGCAACAATTCAGCCCCTGTGGTTGCTTCACCACCAATCAACGTGGCCGAATCTTATTACACGCCACCAGCAGGAGCAATTCCACCTGTGGCCAATG TGCCTCCGTCACCAGCTTCAGACGTAGCGGCTTCAATGACCCCGACATCGACTACAACTATTCCGCTCTATCCACCACAAGGACACCAGCAGCCACAAAACCCTTATAGCAAACAGGCGCAACACGCGGTCCATATGTCTTACCCTGCGAGCAGCGTAAGCAACAGTGCTCTGCCAACAATAAATCCGAACATTTTTAATTCTAATGTTGCGCCACCATCGACACTAGCCAGCAACTTCTATGAAATGTACGGGGCAACTTCAAACCCACAAGCCACCAACGCAACTAATACA TTTCAGCCTGCTAGTTTATCCTATCCGTCCAGCACCATAGActtccaacaacaacaaaactcGGCGCTATACCAGTCCCAACAGTACACAGCGGCAAGTCAGCAGATGCCCCCACCCATTCAAATGTACTCAACCTTCCCACAACAAATGACAACTATGAACGATTCAGCCCAGCAACCGCCGCCGTTATTTCAGACGAGTGCCGTAACGACGCCAATTTCTCTGCCCGGAATGCCACCGATCACTGTTAGTGCCACCATCCAAGCTGAAGCTCTGCGCGGACTACAGTTCGGTAACAGTACGCATCAACAGACTCCTGCTGGTGGAGAATCACTACAATAG